The following are encoded in a window of Salinibacter grassmerensis genomic DNA:
- a CDS encoding RecX family transcriptional regulator: MSEETPEGTITRLDPQVNNENRVSVFIDEEFAFGVHEDLVVKHGLTVGMTLTAEDMREVEADEQYVEAKQAALDYLAHKPRTETEVRRKLKRNDMPAFVIDDVIARLYELEYLDDEAYAHDYAHNRFSSKRYGPVRIRRELEERGIDRHLADVAVDTLFEDKDPTAAAWEHAESRWPRLADEDDPRRRRQKMYRYLRRRGFTSETIRPILDELEREGGRSPA, encoded by the coding sequence ATGTCCGAGGAGACGCCGGAGGGAACGATTACGCGCCTTGACCCCCAGGTCAACAACGAGAACCGGGTGTCGGTCTTCATCGATGAAGAGTTTGCGTTTGGGGTGCACGAGGACCTCGTGGTCAAGCACGGGCTGACGGTCGGGATGACCCTTACGGCTGAAGACATGCGCGAGGTCGAGGCCGACGAGCAGTACGTGGAGGCCAAGCAGGCGGCACTCGACTACCTCGCGCACAAGCCGCGCACAGAGACGGAGGTGCGCCGAAAACTCAAGCGGAACGACATGCCGGCGTTCGTGATCGACGACGTCATTGCCCGCCTGTACGAACTGGAATACCTTGACGACGAGGCCTACGCGCACGATTATGCCCACAACCGCTTTTCCAGCAAGAGGTACGGCCCCGTACGCATCCGACGCGAGTTAGAAGAGCGGGGCATCGACCGGCACCTGGCCGATGTGGCGGTCGACACGCTCTTCGAAGACAAAGACCCAACTGCGGCGGCCTGGGAGCACGCCGAATCCCGATGGCCGCGTCTGGCCGACGAGGACGACCCGCGTCGTCGCCGGCAGAAAATGTACCGGTACCTCCGCCGTCGCGGCTTCACGTCCGAAACCATTCGCCCCATTCTCGACGAGTTGGAGCGCGAGG